A window of the Mesotoga prima MesG1.Ag.4.2 genome harbors these coding sequences:
- the ltrA gene encoding group II intron reverse transcriptase/maturase has product MKYYSLIDKVYSEKNLLKAYGRVESNRGAPGIDGVTVEIFAEKLPEEIERLSGEIKRGEYKPMSLRRVEIPKADGKTRQLGIPAVRDRVVQQSLKEVLEPIFEEGFHPSSYGYRKGRNAWQAVEKAKAFASKYGLCNVVELDLSECFDTLDHEKIIDSVAERVSDGKILKLIRAILKSGVMEDGVWKATETGSPQGGVISPLLANIYLNEFDQKMKARGIRIVRYADDILIFSKTQEEAREFLAIAINILEIDMKLKVNRNKTRITTLEDGFHFLGFEIKGERVGIEKSRLKRFKEKVRKLTRRNQSRPVKEIVKQLNPLLRGFASYFRIVDFQSILRGLLSWIRRRLRAIILHQWKTTKKLNRVLRRTGWKEKVNMRMNKWRSSHSKAANYAIPNRFFEEMNLVDMTKYHHPLSKFPILDP; this is encoded by the coding sequence ATGAAGTATTACAGTCTAATCGACAAAGTCTATTCGGAGAAGAACCTTTTAAAAGCCTATGGCAGGGTAGAATCCAACAGAGGAGCCCCCGGTATAGACGGAGTAACCGTAGAGATATTCGCAGAGAAACTTCCCGAAGAAATCGAGAGACTATCCGGAGAAATCAAGAGAGGCGAATACAAACCCATGTCACTCAGGAGGGTAGAGATCCCGAAAGCCGACGGTAAAACGAGGCAATTGGGAATACCTGCAGTGAGAGACAGGGTTGTACAGCAATCTCTCAAGGAGGTACTCGAACCGATATTCGAGGAAGGATTCCATCCCTCCAGTTACGGTTACAGAAAGGGAAGAAATGCCTGGCAGGCAGTGGAGAAGGCGAAAGCCTTCGCATCCAAATACGGACTGTGTAATGTAGTGGAACTTGACCTCAGTGAATGTTTCGACACTCTGGATCATGAGAAGATAATAGACTCCGTAGCCGAGAGAGTGAGTGATGGAAAGATACTCAAACTCATACGGGCAATACTGAAGAGCGGAGTAATGGAAGATGGAGTCTGGAAGGCAACAGAGACTGGCAGTCCACAGGGAGGAGTAATAAGCCCGCTGCTGGCTAACATCTATCTGAACGAATTCGATCAGAAGATGAAAGCCAGAGGAATAAGGATAGTCAGATACGCAGACGACATACTGATCTTCTCGAAAACCCAGGAAGAAGCCCGAGAGTTTCTGGCAATCGCGATAAACATACTGGAGATTGACATGAAGCTCAAGGTCAACAGAAACAAGACGAGAATCACAACACTTGAAGATGGATTTCACTTTCTTGGCTTCGAAATAAAAGGCGAGAGAGTGGGGATAGAGAAATCCAGATTGAAGAGATTCAAGGAAAAGGTCAGGAAACTTACAAGAAGGAATCAGAGCAGGCCGGTAAAGGAGATAGTGAAACAGCTCAATCCACTGTTGAGGGGATTCGCCAGCTATTTCAGGATAGTGGATTTCCAATCCATTTTGAGGGGACTTCTGAGCTGGATAAGGAGAAGGCTAAGAGCCATCATACTACACCAGTGGAAGACCACCAAGAAACTGAACAGAGTTCTCAGAAGGACCGGATGGAAAGAGAAAGTCAACATGAGAATGAACAAATGGCGATCTTCTCACTCAAAAGCAGCCAATTACGCCATCCCCAACAGGTTCTTTGAAGAGATGAACCTAGTCGATATGACAAAATACCATCATCCCCTGTCGAAATTTCCGATACTTGATCCATGA
- a CDS encoding ABC transporter substrate-binding protein has translation MRRLFLVGILLILLTSSFAEVLKRRGTEEEFSYSELAGGSITLPVDTTFRFIPGFELSEGDFWVTFAIQDPLFRWASGDELSPCLVEKYELLNSNKSLIIKLRDDIFWYDGTPITSADLEYSIKAWKSTESSPVYEALNDPRFGWFSVVDGKTVVFNFNDSYPEFLNSLRTGILAKHIYSDRLGIEPESLEENMEMDKPPVEATSGSFMLDPASVKGNIILKRNPNWHGGSGDDLFPLVFESWPGKSLLDEIRLVEVAEPLDRIEMFDAGELHLLFSEPDHNESLLSEAASGKFKSGSFPDGSYHVILINHRNALLAERGVRQALKMSLDYESLLEALPNSIGTFIPVDPRTSIFKTLQAQIVDLPYDPDKAKTFLSNAGYPGSITLSIKVYHGIENILLEELQKSWDKIGVKLEVERLDWGSLLRDIDEGDYELVYLRVEAFDYPEIAPWTNEYEHDLKTGWEVGYVNPQIFRIMRRAAIETDWRKRAPYYLGSYRIWTNDVPVLVLAYNLSYAFWNSQLSGPVPGRGELYENLAEWYLQK, from the coding sequence GTGCGGAGATTATTTCTAGTCGGTATATTGCTAATCTTGTTGACCAGTAGTTTCGCCGAGGTTCTTAAAAGAAGAGGTACGGAAGAAGAATTCTCTTACTCGGAGTTAGCCGGAGGTTCGATTACACTGCCGGTCGATACTACGTTCAGATTCATTCCAGGCTTTGAGCTTTCGGAGGGTGATTTCTGGGTTACTTTTGCGATCCAGGATCCGCTTTTCAGATGGGCAAGCGGCGACGAATTGAGTCCTTGCCTGGTGGAAAAGTACGAGCTGTTGAATTCGAACAAGTCACTTATCATAAAGCTCAGAGACGATATTTTCTGGTATGACGGAACGCCTATAACCAGTGCGGATTTAGAGTACTCGATAAAAGCCTGGAAGAGCACCGAAAGCTCTCCGGTCTATGAGGCTCTCAATGATCCGCGGTTTGGCTGGTTTTCCGTCGTCGACGGCAAGACCGTGGTTTTCAATTTCAATGATTCGTATCCCGAATTCTTGAACTCTTTGAGAACGGGCATACTCGCCAAACATATTTACTCCGACAGACTTGGAATCGAACCGGAGAGCCTGGAAGAGAACATGGAGATGGATAAACCACCCGTGGAAGCTACATCAGGGTCGTTCATGCTCGATCCGGCAAGCGTAAAAGGCAACATTATTCTAAAGAGAAACCCGAACTGGCACGGAGGATCTGGAGACGATCTCTTTCCGCTAGTATTCGAGAGTTGGCCTGGAAAGAGCCTTCTAGATGAAATAAGGCTCGTGGAAGTGGCAGAGCCTCTTGACAGAATTGAGATGTTCGATGCGGGCGAGCTGCATCTTCTCTTCAGTGAACCGGACCATAACGAGTCTCTTCTTAGTGAAGCGGCTTCCGGAAAGTTCAAATCGGGAAGCTTCCCGGATGGTAGTTATCACGTTATCCTCATAAATCATAGAAACGCGCTCCTGGCAGAAAGGGGAGTGAGACAGGCACTCAAGATGTCTCTTGACTACGAATCTCTTCTTGAAGCCCTCCCCAACTCCATTGGGACTTTCATCCCTGTGGATCCCAGGACGTCCATTTTTAAGACTTTGCAAGCTCAGATAGTGGATCTTCCGTACGATCCGGATAAGGCAAAGACCTTTCTTTCAAATGCAGGTTATCCGGGTAGCATAACTTTGTCGATCAAGGTCTATCATGGAATTGAGAATATATTGCTGGAGGAGCTCCAGAAGAGCTGGGACAAGATAGGTGTGAAACTCGAAGTTGAAAGGCTCGATTGGGGAAGCCTTCTTCGTGACATAGACGAAGGTGATTACGAGCTGGTCTATCTTCGAGTCGAGGCCTTTGATTATCCCGAGATAGCCCCATGGACCAATGAGTATGAGCATGATTTGAAGACAGGCTGGGAAGTGGGTTATGTAAATCCACAGATTTTCAGGATTATGAGAAGGGCCGCCATTGAAACTGACTGGCGAAAACGTGCTCCCTATTATCTTGGGTCATACAGGATATGGACGAACGATGTACCGGTTCTAGTTCTTGCCTACAATCTCTCTTACGCTTTCTGGAATAGCCAGCTCAGCGGGCCGGTCCCGGGCAGAGGGGAGCTTTACGAGAATCTTGCTGAATGGTATTTACAGAAATGA
- a CDS encoding bifunctional 4-hydroxy-2-oxoglutarate aldolase/2-dehydro-3-deoxy-phosphogluconate aldolase, which produces MKNIILQERIMAVIRSDSVERCVEIGRSCFRGGVKILEITFTVPDAPKAIAILSKEIEGAYVGAGTVITDDQFSKAVKSGAKYVVSPHLSEELAIQSRALETLYLPGIMTPTEYVKATALGSSMVKVFPGDVLSPSFVKSLRGPFPEALCVVSGGVNLDNIDTWFKAGTAAVGIGSDLTKGSPEEIEEKARQYVAKVKNFFG; this is translated from the coding sequence GTGAAGAATATTATCCTGCAGGAAAGGATAATGGCTGTCATCAGAAGCGACAGCGTGGAGAGATGTGTCGAGATTGGAAGAAGCTGTTTCAGAGGAGGCGTGAAGATCCTGGAAATAACCTTCACGGTTCCAGACGCCCCCAAGGCGATTGCAATTCTCTCAAAAGAAATAGAGGGTGCCTACGTTGGAGCTGGAACGGTTATCACTGACGACCAGTTCAGCAAGGCAGTTAAGAGCGGCGCAAAGTACGTTGTAAGTCCGCATCTTTCCGAAGAGCTTGCGATTCAGTCCAGAGCGCTTGAGACGCTATATCTTCCCGGAATAATGACGCCGACGGAGTATGTAAAGGCAACTGCGCTGGGCAGCTCGATGGTCAAAGTCTTCCCCGGCGATGTCCTTTCGCCATCCTTTGTGAAGTCACTTAGGGGTCCCTTCCCCGAGGCGCTGTGTGTGGTGTCGGGAGGAGTCAATCTTGACAACATAGACACGTGGTTCAAGGCAGGCACCGCCGCCGTCGGTATAGGATCCGATCTGACTAAGGGGAGCCCGGAAGAAATAGAGGAGAAGGCAAGACAGTACGTCGCCAAAGTCAAGAATTTCTTTGGATAA
- a CDS encoding rhamnulokinase, translating to MIGFLAIDIGASSGKAFVGKYGRNRLVLEEVHRFSNEPIHVADLTHWNLISLYKNVVESIKAASAMGIEIRSVGIDTWGVDFGLIDSSGSIQGDPRHYRDMFKDDSMDYAIKKAGKRWIFDRAPTQFQPFNTLYQLISLKRNNSRYLEKADALLPMPSLLTYFLTGEKLTEFTFATTTQLFDPDRNDWSEELIRFFDLPDIMTPIVDPGEIAGELLPSVAEELGIKGLKVILPASHDTASAVSSMDLSDDSMFVSAGTWCLEGVLIDKPSRNDDVIENNLANEGCYGRRYRLLKNLTGLWLVQELLKEWRRSDPNLDHYALTEMALTVRSYERKIDVESEAFRKPRSMEKAILSEAEKLGISLKNRGEIVRAAIEGIAYQTEQTRKQLQSITGRSIRNIRMVGGGIRNSLLCQLVSDYTGLPVVAGPAEGTATGNIIVQMLGLGELSDLSQAHDLIQRSFNFQEYTPKK from the coding sequence TTGATCGGATTCCTCGCCATAGACATCGGTGCCTCCAGCGGCAAGGCCTTCGTTGGAAAGTACGGTCGAAACAGGCTGGTTCTGGAAGAAGTACATCGCTTTTCGAACGAGCCTATTCATGTCGCGGATTTGACTCACTGGAACCTCATTTCGCTTTACAAGAATGTCGTGGAAAGTATAAAGGCGGCTTCAGCAATGGGAATTGAGATCCGGAGCGTAGGAATCGACACATGGGGAGTGGATTTCGGTCTCATCGACAGTTCCGGTTCGATTCAGGGCGATCCCAGGCATTACAGAGACATGTTCAAAGATGATTCCATGGATTACGCAATAAAGAAGGCCGGCAAGCGCTGGATCTTCGACAGAGCTCCAACCCAGTTTCAGCCATTCAACACTCTCTATCAGCTCATATCTCTCAAGCGTAATAACAGCCGTTACCTTGAAAAGGCAGACGCCCTTCTCCCGATGCCTTCACTCCTGACCTACTTCCTCACAGGGGAGAAGCTGACAGAGTTCACTTTCGCCACTACCACACAACTCTTCGATCCCGATCGAAACGACTGGAGCGAAGAGCTTATAAGATTCTTCGATCTACCGGACATAATGACTCCGATCGTAGATCCAGGGGAAATCGCCGGAGAACTGCTCCCCTCAGTCGCGGAAGAGCTTGGCATAAAGGGCTTGAAGGTTATTCTCCCAGCGAGCCACGACACGGCGTCGGCCGTTTCGTCCATGGATCTTTCAGATGATTCGATGTTCGTCAGCGCCGGAACCTGGTGCCTAGAGGGGGTGTTGATCGACAAACCTTCCAGAAATGACGACGTTATCGAAAACAACCTTGCCAACGAGGGCTGCTACGGAAGAAGGTACCGCCTGCTCAAGAATCTAACCGGTCTATGGTTGGTTCAGGAACTCCTCAAGGAGTGGAGGAGATCGGATCCGAATCTCGATCACTATGCATTGACCGAGATGGCGCTGACCGTCAGAAGCTATGAGAGAAAAATAGATGTGGAATCCGAAGCCTTCAGAAAACCGAGAAGCATGGAGAAGGCTATACTCTCCGAAGCCGAGAAGCTCGGAATCTCTTTGAAAAATAGGGGAGAGATCGTGAGAGCCGCTATCGAAGGAATCGCTTACCAGACAGAGCAGACAAGAAAACAACTGCAGTCAATAACCGGCCGGTCAATAAGGAACATTAGAATGGTGGGCGGTGGCATTCGCAACAGCCTTCTCTGCCAGTTAGTGTCAGACTACACAGGGCTTCCGGTAGTCGCAGGACCGGCGGAAGGAACTGCCACGGGTAACATCATAGTGCAGATGCTTGGTCTTGGAGAACTAAGCGACCTATCGCAGGCTCACGATCTTATTCAACGCTCATTCAACTTTCAGGAATACACTCCGAAAAAGTAA
- the ltrA gene encoding group II intron reverse transcriptase/maturase, with translation MRSYEIPKKVVLEAFKKVKENRGAEGIDEVSLEEFEADLDNNLYKIWNRMTSGSYFPPPVKAIEIEKKSGGKRVLGIPTVGDRVAQMVAKIYLNPLVDPYFHKDSYGYREGKSAIDALEVTRQRCWRYDWVLEFDIKGLFDNIDHELLMRAVKKHVKIPWLILYIERWLKAPFMQANGRVEERSKGTPQGGVISPVLANLFMHYAFDKWMERTHPDKPFARYADDGVIHCRTLEEARLLLESLKERMEECKLKLHPEKTRIVYCKDDKRKGEYPNTSFDFLGYTFRVRSCKARNGRIFYSFTPAVSEQAKKAMRQKIRRMRLQTKSYLSIEELSERINPVIRGWINYYGHFRRFEMYTVLSQLNKALVQWVRNKYKKRRGRTKAGKWLETLARREPRLFVHWTMGIFYTAG, from the coding sequence ATGAGGTCGTATGAAATCCCCAAGAAAGTAGTACTGGAAGCATTCAAGAAAGTGAAAGAGAACAGAGGGGCAGAAGGAATAGACGAGGTAAGCCTGGAAGAGTTCGAAGCCGATCTTGACAACAATCTCTACAAGATTTGGAATCGAATGACCTCGGGCAGTTACTTTCCACCTCCAGTAAAAGCTATAGAGATAGAAAAGAAGAGTGGAGGAAAGAGAGTACTGGGAATCCCCACAGTGGGGGACAGAGTAGCCCAGATGGTAGCCAAAATCTATCTCAATCCCCTGGTAGATCCATACTTCCATAAGGACTCCTACGGATACAGGGAGGGAAAGTCAGCGATAGATGCCCTTGAAGTAACGAGGCAGAGATGCTGGCGGTATGACTGGGTACTGGAATTCGACATTAAAGGACTGTTCGACAACATAGACCATGAACTACTAATGAGGGCAGTCAAGAAACATGTGAAGATTCCATGGCTAATACTCTACATAGAGAGATGGCTGAAAGCACCCTTTATGCAAGCGAATGGAAGAGTCGAAGAGAGGAGCAAGGGAACGCCACAGGGAGGGGTAATAAGCCCTGTACTGGCTAACCTCTTCATGCATTACGCCTTCGACAAGTGGATGGAGAGAACTCATCCGGATAAGCCCTTTGCCAGATACGCAGATGATGGAGTGATACACTGTAGAACTCTGGAGGAAGCCCGGCTTCTTCTTGAAAGTCTCAAAGAAAGAATGGAAGAATGCAAACTAAAGCTTCATCCAGAGAAGACCCGTATTGTCTACTGCAAAGACGATAAAAGGAAGGGCGAGTATCCAAATACAAGCTTTGACTTTCTAGGATACACCTTCAGAGTCCGTAGCTGCAAAGCCAGAAACGGGAGGATCTTCTACAGCTTCACCCCTGCAGTGAGTGAACAGGCAAAGAAGGCGATGAGACAGAAGATCCGGAGAATGAGACTTCAAACCAAGTCATACCTGAGTATTGAAGAACTCTCAGAAAGAATCAACCCGGTAATAAGAGGTTGGATAAACTACTATGGACACTTTCGCAGATTTGAGATGTATACAGTACTGAGTCAGCTAAACAAAGCCTTAGTTCAGTGGGTAAGAAACAAGTACAAGAAAAGGAGAGGTCGTACAAAAGCGGGTAAATGGCTAGAAACTCTTGCTCGCAGAGAGCCTCGTCTATTTGTACACTGGACAATGGGGATATTCTATACGGCTGGATAA